A DNA window from Helianthus annuus cultivar XRQ/B chromosome 15, HanXRQr2.0-SUNRISE, whole genome shotgun sequence contains the following coding sequences:
- the LOC110912599 gene encoding probable histone H2B.3, whose protein sequence is MAPKAEKKPAEKKTAAEKKPRAEKKVPKDASSTDKKKKRTKKSVETYKIYIFKVLKQVHPDIGISSKAMGIMNSFINDIFEKLGQESSRLARYNKKPTITSREIQTAVRLVLPGELAKHAVSEGTKAVTKFTSS, encoded by the coding sequence ATGGCACCAAAAGCAGAGAAAAAGCCCGCAGAGAAAAAAACAGCAGCAGAAAAGAAACCACGAGCCGAGAAGAAGGTCCCAAAGGACGCATCATCAACCGACAAGAAGAAGAAAAGGACGAAAAAGTCAGTTGAAACCTACAAGATCTACATCTTTAAGGTGTTGAAGCAGGTTCATCCTGATATCGGAATATCGAGCAAGGCAATGGGAATCATGAACTCGTTTATTAATGATATATTTGAGAAGCTTGGTCAGGAGAGTTCGAGGCTAGCGAGGTATAATAAGAAGCCGACTATTACTTCCAGGGAGATTCAGACTGCTGTTAGGCTTGTGTTGCCTGGTGAATTGGCTAAGCATGCTGTTTCTGAAGGGACTAAGGCTGTCACCAAGTTTACTAGCTCTTAG